The Candidatus Zixiibacteriota bacterium genome segment GTCTCAAGGCAGAACTCAATGAGGAAACACATGATCAGGCACATCCTTTTGAAGAATGCGGTGAACTGCGACACGCGACCTTGCGACCTGGCGCCCGCAGGTTGTGTGTACGACGACCGTGTCGGGGCTTGGCGGATTACTTCATCAGGTGATCTGTATATCCGTTCCGACATGAAGAATCCACCTAAGACAAAAAAACAGGATATCGAAACGGGTGAGGACCAAAAGGGAGAATAGACCTGGACGGAAATCTCGCAGCTGCCTGTCCCCAGAGATTCTCGTCCTATCTAGCAAATTTGACATCTCGGTCGACTATGTCATTGCAAGATTACTGGAACAAGGCACTCAATATCTGCGCTTGAATTCTGAGGACCTATCGACTTGGCGGCTTGAGCTTGATCCCCTCAGCACTACTCTCCGTGGACAAAAAGAAGAAATTGAATTCTATATTACGCCACAGGAGCTCCGTTCCGTCTACTTTCGACGTCCCGTATATCTTCGCGAATACGGCGTTCCGTTCCCAACCGATGCTCAGCACGAACGCATCCAGTGGGCATCATTCTATCGTAATCTCATGGTGTTCGACCATTGCCTTTGGGTCAATTGCCCCGCTTCGACATATGTCGCCGAGCACAAAGCAGTTCAGCTTCAGAAGGCTCAACAAGTAGGGTTTGAGGTTCCCTGGTCTCGAGTTGTGAATCATCTTCACGATGGCATTCTTGACCTGGAGAACGACCAAGTTGTGGCCGTCAAGGGCCTGGACACAGTCTTAGTGCGTTCAGCCACCGAGGAGCTCTTTGGCTACACCAGCCTCATGCCAATGTCTGATTTGACGGGCGAATCGTTGCAGCAGGCCCCTTTTATACTCCAACAGGCATTGGACGCAAAAATCGATATCCGGGTTACCGTCGTAGCCGAAGAAATCTTCGCAGTCGCGATTTTGAAAAACGGCAAACCCGTTCATGGCGATTGGAGAAGGGAAAAGAATACGCTCAGCTACAAACCAATCACTCTTCCCGTTGAGATTCAAACTAAATGTCGACGGCTTACGAAGAGATTGGGGCTGACATTTGCCGCCATCGACTTAGCACTCTGCGACGGTAAGTATTTCTTTCTTGAAGTAAATCCCACCGGCGAATGGGCGTGGCTCGTCGATTGTGCTCACTTACCTATAGATGTGTCATTGGCCAGTTGCCTTGCAAGGGGTTAAGTAATAATGCCCATTGACCGAATTCTCCAGGAGTTGCTTTGTGATCTTCCCACCTTAATCAGCGCCCAATGTCGTCTGTCCTGTAAGATTGATCAACGGCGGTCTGCAGAGCCCGATCTCGATGACCCGAGGACAAATGCTCCCATTGACCGCGTCATCGAGCAGCGGTCAAAAGACGCGGAGCGGCTGAAATCGCTCCTAGACAAATCGAAGATCGTTGCTGCCTCATCGACTTTGGCCGCCTCAGTTTTTTTCGCCGGTGCTGGTCAGGTCGTTCCCCTCAGCAATAGTCAGTTGTTAGCTGGATACTGGCTTCACTACTTTCTGGCGGTATCCCTCATAGCAACCAGTGTCTATCTGATATTGGCAGGGTTCCTTGCGCTTCGCGCACTCGGCGTTCAAGAGACTTTTGAGCTTGACGTTGAGGATGATCTGGGTAACGAAGACATCAAACTACATACCGCAAAACAAATCCGATGCTTGGATCTTAACAGATTGGCGAATTTACGTGTGGCCAATTTGGTCCACGCGAGCCATAAAGCGGTTCGTAACGGCCTTTTCTCGATGGTTATCCTGATTCTTGTGATTACTCTATCAATCTTGATTACAGCACATGTGAACAAGGGGCAACAAACGAATCCGAAGGGCGATGCTCCAGTCTTGAAGCTCGACCAGATCGAATCAGGTCAATGAAAGCTCGCTTGCTTCTCAAGGCAATCTCGTAGCGCTAACCCCCTACTGACGTAAAAGAACCTCTTTTCAGGGCATCCATGAACTGTATGTGAGAACTAACCTCATCTGGAGTTCACATATGAAAGGATGAACTTAGACCCTGACTAAGAAGGGATTGTCGATTGCCGCGGATATTTCGCCAATTTTTGTAAACTAAGAATGCCAAGAAATGGGCATTATCAGTTCAAATCACGCTGTCCGGTTTTCCCGCCATTACTTACCCTTCTATGCCACGATACCTGTTCGCTCTGCCAACCATCCGAACATCGGGCCATTGGTGCCTGTCGGCAGGCAAGTGGATTTTCCCAAGAAATGACCTGAATTGGTCAATCCCGCCATCGAGTTTCAGTTTTGCCAGATCATCAAGCTTCCTTGGGTTGATCCGCATCGAAAACTCCGAATCAAGGTAGATAAGGCCACTGTCGAACGCCTTGTGATACGTCGGGCTCAAAGAGATCCCATTCACCACATGATCGATACTGCCCTCGACCGCAGCCGGAAGGATATGTGCCGCCTCGACGAGTCTCAGCTGGCACCTCGTCACCGCGCAGCGGTGCCCATAG includes the following:
- a CDS encoding RimK-like protein, producing MRTKRENRPGRKSRSCLSPEILVLSSKFDISVDYVIARLLEQGTQYLRLNSEDLSTWRLELDPLSTTLRGQKEEIEFYITPQELRSVYFRRPVYLREYGVPFPTDAQHERIQWASFYRNLMVFDHCLWVNCPASTYVAEHKAVQLQKAQQVGFEVPWSRVVNHLHDGILDLENDQVVAVKGLDTVLVRSATEELFGYTSLMPMSDLTGESLQQAPFILQQALDAKIDIRVTVVAEEIFAVAILKNGKPVHGDWRREKNTLSYKPITLPVEIQTKCRRLTKRLGLTFAAIDLALCDGKYFFLEVNPTGEWAWLVDCAHLPIDVSLASCLARG